The following are from one region of the Silene latifolia isolate original U9 population chromosome 9, ASM4854445v1, whole genome shotgun sequence genome:
- the LOC141599544 gene encoding SKP1-like protein 1A yields MAAAIEGSSSSTATETMATAIEVSSSPTATEAMAAAIELSLSSGATETKKIVLKSSDDEEFEVEEAVALQSQTIKHMIEDDCADNAIPLPNITAYILDKVIEYCEKHVEASYTYTPSDTTSPADQLKKWDAEFAKVDQDTLFDIMLAANYLNIKGLLDLTCQTVANMMKGKTPEEIRETFHIINDYTPEEEEEVRRGIQWAFE; encoded by the exons ATGGCGGCTGCAATTGAAGGCTCATCGTCTTCAACTGCAACAGAAACAATGGCGACCGCAATTGAAGTATCATCGTCTCCAACTGCAACAGAAGCAATGGCGGCCGCAATTGAATTATCATTGTCTTCAGGTGCAACAGAAACAAAGAAAATCGTGCTGAAATCATCAGATGACGAGGAGTTCGAGGTGGAAGAGGCAGTTGCATTACAATCTCAAACAATCAAACACATGATTGAAGATGATTGTGCTGATAACGCAATCCCACTTCCTAATATTACTGCATACATATTAGATAAGGTAATTGAGTACTGTGAAAAGCATGTTGAAGCTTCATATACTTATACTCCTTCGGATACTACTTCTCCTGCTGATCAACTTAAGAAATGGGATGCTGAATTTGCTAAAGTCGATCAGGATACTCTCTTTGATATTATGTTG GCTGCTAATTATCTGAACATCAAGGGTTTACTGGACTTGACATGCCAAACAGTAGCGAACATGATGAAAGGAAAAACCCCAGAGGAAATCAGGGAGACATTCCACATCATTAATGACTACACCccggaggaggaggaagaagtgAGGAGGGGGATCCAGTGGGCTTTTGAATGA
- the LOC141602583 gene encoding uncharacterized protein LOC141602583, with translation MAMAVPKLFDNKETPIYFPKSILYMWERIGFFIYLLTSLFFDNYYKYLLIAAVVNFLVIYSLYLYNFLRDSSETDCNKMEAISEGVENIYLSDGQRMVLVDHLHRLLRDEVSKRKEIESKLEEKLRVEKEKMNEEKNKLKHEFKEETMSLVEQLRVLEEEIQIMAKEKRDLVKEFEEVLENVSKLKQPCKLMEKASYKLVLNSLDLKMKCKRLEEEKVNLGIELERERFKVSELEEMCTRLEEDYLDEERLKVSELKEMYTGLEEVNYNLRDELHNWIELHKERLKVLELEERCTSLEEENGDLGIELDEERSKVSELEEKCMRLEEDNGYLGIELDNEREAKKSARKASEQVMEVREMLMEGLLAKNTEDEKIRKLKDKINKKSRMEKKYKKLKMEKKIWEVEREKLLNMLENESRVVAAYKDMLDKEECLMKAFEIGKFEA, from the exons ATGGCGATGGCGGTGCCAAAATTGTTTGATAACAAAGAAACTCCCATCTACTTTCCTAAAAGCATATTGTATATGTGGGAAAGAATTGGATTTTTTATTTACTTATTAACCTCGTTGTTTTTCGATAATTACTATAAATATTTACTTATTGCAGCTGTTGTTAATTTCTTGGTTATTTATTCCCTCTACCTCTACAACTTTCTACGTGATTCTTCG GAGACTGATTGTAACAAGATGGAAGCAATTAGTGAAGGAGTTGAAAATATTTACCTTTCAGACGGTCAGAGGATGGTGTTAGTAGATCACTTGCATCGGTTGTTGAGAGACGAAGTATCGAAAAGAAAGGAAATTGAGTCAAAGTTGGAGGAGAAACTTCGAGTTGAGAAAGAGAAGATGAATGAGGAGAAAAACAAGCTAAAGCATGAATTTAAGGAAGAAACTATGTCTCTTGTGGAGCAACTTAGGGTTTTGGAGGAGGAAATACAGATAATGGCTAAAGAGAAGAGAGATCTTGTTAAAGAATTCGAGGAGGTATTAGAGAATGTGTCGAAACTAAAACAGCCGTGTAAGCTGATGGAGAAGGCGAGTTACAAGTTAGTATTAAATTCATTGGACTTAAAGATGAAGTGTAAAAGATTGGAGGAAGAAAAGGTTAACTTAGGGATTGAACTCGAGAGGGAAAGATTTAAGGTGTCTGAATTAGAAGAAATGTGTACGAGATTGGAGGAAGATTATCTCGATGAGGAAAGATTGAAGGTGTCGGAACTAAAAGAAATGTATACGGGATTGGAGGAAGTTAATTACAATTTAAGGGATGAGCTCCACAATTGGATTGAGCTCCATAAGGAAAGATTGAAGGTGTTGGAATTAGAAGAAAGGTGTACGAGCTTGGAGGAAGAGAATGGCGATTTAGGGATTGAGCTCGATGAGGAAAGATCCAAGGTATCGGAATTAGAAGAAAAGTGTATGAGATTGGAGGAAGATAACGGCTATTTAGGGATTGAGCTCGATAATGAAAGAGAAGCGAAGAAATCAGCTAGAAAAGCGAGTGAACAGGTAATGGAAGTGCGCGAAATGTTAATGGAAGGGTTGTTGGCGAAAAATACAGAAGATGAGAAAATAAGGAAGCTTAAGGATAAAATCAATAAGAAGTCGAGAATGGAGAAGAAGTATAAGAAGTTGAAAATGGAGAAGAAGATTTGGGAAGTCGAGAGGGAGAAGTTGTTGAATATGCTTGAAAATGAATCAAGGGTTGTTGCGGCGTACAAGGATATGTTAGACAAGGAAGAATGTTTGATGAAAGCGTTTGAGATTGGCAAGTTTGAAGCGTAG